Part of the Tetragenococcus koreensis genome, TTTCTTCATCAAAACTTTCATTACAAAATTGAATGGCCTCTTTAGACTTGCGGAGTGTCTGCAAAATGAGATCCGCAAGTGCTTTAGCGCTTGCAAATTGTGCTGAGAATTCAATTAAAAACGGTAAATTTAAACCTGCTACTAAATAAAAATCAGGTCTTTTAATATAGCGTAAAAATTCATTGTTCACACTTCCACCAAATAGGTCTGTTACAACAATCAACTCTTTCTCACTATTTTCTTTCATCAGTTGATCGACTGTTTGCTTTAAGTCAAAGCCTTCTGTTGTGTAGCAGTCTAATGCGCTGATAGCGTTATTCTTACCACAAATTAATTCCAATGAACTTAAAATACCTGAAGCAAATTTCCCATGTGAAGCTAATATGATTTTTCTTTCCAACCTTTTCACCTCTCTTACACCTTTATAAAAGCAAGACGCATGCCAAGTTTAGTGGCATGCGTCTTATCTAATTAAAATTCTTCATCCATAGTTAATTCGTCAAGGTTTTTAAATAATACGTCAAATATATAAGCAATCTCTGAAGTAGGTATTTTGACACTATAATCTTTTTCAATCACACTAAAGGCAAATTTGATTTGTTGCAGCGTTTTACTTTGACACTGATATAATTCTTCATAGCCTTCATAGGTGTCGATTGGCATATTACGTATCAATCGCTCAATCAAACAACTGACGTGAACATATAAAGCGACGCGTTTCGCGTTGCTAATGGTAATATGCGCAATTTGCTCGAGATCTCGCATAAATAAATCAACCTCGCGCATCACTTTTTCTGTATCAAGGATTGTCACAGAATCAATCACCTTTTCCAAAGAAAAATTACGAACTAAGTTTTCATTGAAACGTTTATTTTCTTCTGGTTCCATGACATCAACTAACCACTTATTTAGTTGCTGACTTTCTTTGCCTGAAATTAATTCTTCCAATGAAAGGTAAGGAATCCCTTCAATGCGTGGATTAGCTGTCCCAATAATGCCTAGACAATCGTACATTGAAAAAATCGTTTCATTTTGTTTCTTATCTTTAAGCAGTTGATACTCATAAGGAAAAATTTTCAACTCACAACTGGTAGGCAAGCTTTTTTCCAATAAATGGGAAATTTGTGTCGCCGTTCCTATACCCGTAAAACAAGTCGTAACCAAAGCCTTTATTTTATTGGCTTCTGGATAAACAATTTCCCAATCAAGCGGCGTTTGTTTAGCTGATTGATCAACCATTTCTTGTAAAGAAAGATCTTTTTGCAACTGCTCACCCATAGAAATTGCCAAAGGAGTCGTAACATTGTTCATAATCACAATTGGTGTGGTAATTTGTTTGGGAAAATATTGGTAAATTTCTTTTAATGAACCCATATCAACTAAAATGACTAAGCCATTTGATACATCATTGTGCTCAGTATAATCTAAGATTTCTTCAGCGATTTGCTGAGGCGTTACATCTAAAGGCATGTCAAAGGACTCAAAAATGTCTTTATTTAAAAAACGATTCGTAACATTGGCAATACTGCTGGCAGTAGCATAGCCATGAGCCACAATGATTGCTTTGGGAATGCCGATCTCTTTCGTCCAATCTGCACGTTTAAGGTAAACAGCAAGAATGATTTTATCCATTGAAGAGATTTCTAAATCAAGCTTAGGCTGACACAGTTCTAAGATCCGTTCAACGTAACGATAACTAGCCGGGTAGGCGCGTTCGATTTGTTGCTCTAATTTGTTAATTACTCAAGTTTCGCACATGTAAAATGATATTAAACAACGGTCTTATCAACTCTTAGGTCGAAAAAAGTCCTGATATTGACTGCCTACCTTTTTATACAAAAAGAACTCCTTTTGTTTTATAATTGATTTAACCACAAACCAAAAACAAAGGAGTTCTTGCCTTTATGGTACACTTAAAAGCTATTAAAAATCAATTACCGAATGAAATAAAAGCCCTTTTTTCTGAATTAAAAGTCACGCAATTTTTAAAACAAGCCCATATGGAAAAGCAAAAAGGGTATTCGGTGGCTATTCTATTCACTTTTCTCTTTAGCCTCGTCTTTAAAGGAAAATCCTTAAACCAAGTTCTCAGTGGGCGGGAAAGCGACCAATACATGAAAAAAGATACCGTGTATCGATGGATGAACAATCCCCATAACAACTGGCGTCTGTTTTTACTTCGGTTTAGTGCGTCTGTCATCGAAAAGCTCCATTCTTTAACGGATACGAAAACCCATATTCGGACGTTGATCTTGGATGATTCGACGTTTTATCGTAATCGAAGCCAAGAGGTACCAGGCTTAGCTCGTCTTTGGGATCATGCGCTCAAACAAGGATACAAAGGGTATCGTATGCTTACTTTAGGGTTCTCCGATGGCTATTCTTTCATTCCGATTGATTTCGGGTTACTATCCGGTAAGAAAAAAGTGAACCAAACAATAGCAGAAAAAGATCAACGAACCGTAGGAGCCAAACGATTCAACGAATCAAGTCGTAAAATGCCCGAAGTGGCACTTGAGATGGTTCAACGCGCCTTGAACCAAGGGATTTACGCCACCCATGTGTTGATGGATAAATGGTTTACTTCCCCTAAAATGATAGACCAATTACACGATATGGGGATTCACACCATTGGGATGGTGAAAAATGGAAAAACCAAATACCTTTTTCATCAACGTTTATACAAGCTGGAAGAACTTTATGCCAAATCTACGAAAGAATATACACAAGAAGCGATTATTTCCTCGATTGTGGTGAAACCAAGCTCCGGCAAAAATCCCGTGAAAATCGTTTTTGTCAAAAATCACAATAAGAAAAGTGCTTGGTTGGCGATTATGACCGATGATCTGGATTTATCTTCCCAAGAAATGGTCAAAACATACTCGGCGAGATGGGACATCGAGACATTTTTTAAGGCATCGAAATCATTGCTTCATCTGACTAAAGAAACACAAACGCGACATTATCAAGCCTTAATTTGTCACACCACCATTGTGTTCACACGGTATATTTTATTAAGCTGGCAGCAGCGCTGTGCCAATGATGAGCGGACCTTAGGTGGCTTATTTTATGAACTGGGCGATCAAATAAAAGAACTCGATTGGTCCGCTGCTCTTATCGAATTAGTACATATTATTCAAGCGGTAAGTGAAGAATCAGGAAGCCAATTACAAGATTTTATTACAAGTCAACTCCAACACTGGGTGGATACTCTGCCCCGTTATATCAAGGCTTATCTCCCAGATTTGGTGTGCGAAACTTGAGTTAATTAGTTGATTAATTTGCTGATCTTCCGGTAACCATCGGCTATTTCCTCTTTGAAACAAATAGTAACTAATCGCATATACGCTATTGCCGTCAAAACGAATTTGATAGGAAGCTTCCATCTGCTTAAAGGTATCTCTGATATATTGGGTCAAATAAATTAAGGTTTCATGTTTTTTCTGCCGATCTGTTTCAAATAAAAGAAAATCAAAAAGACGATCCACTTCCACTTTTAATTGGTCTTCACAGTTTTCTAGATGTTCATCGTTTTGCTGAAATTCTGTGAGCATTCGTTCAAAAGAAGTGAGTACTCTTTGCTGCTGCGGTTGATTTCTTCTTGTTAGTTGCTCCATTGTTACATGTTCATCCAAAAGAACATCTTTTTGTATAAACGACTGAATACTAGCACTAGACGCATTTAAAATTGTCTCAGGCAAATGATAGATGGTTATTTTGATCCTC contains:
- a CDS encoding PTS sugar transporter subunit IIA, which encodes MERKIILASHGKFASGILSSLELICGKNNAISALDCYTTEGFDLKQTVDQLMKENSEKELIVVTDLFGGSVNNEFLRYIKRPDFYLVAGLNLPFLIEFSAQFASAKALADLILQTLRKSKEAIQFCNESFDEEIEEEEF
- a CDS encoding transposase, which produces MVHLKAIKNQLPNEIKALFSELKVTQFLKQAHMEKQKGYSVAILFTFLFSLVFKGKSLNQVLSGRESDQYMKKDTVYRWMNNPHNNWRLFLLRFSASVIEKLHSLTDTKTHIRTLILDDSTFYRNRSQEVPGLARLWDHALKQGYKGYRMLTLGFSDGYSFIPIDFGLLSGKKKVNQTIAEKDQRTVGAKRFNESSRKMPEVALEMVQRALNQGIYATHVLMDKWFTSPKMIDQLHDMGIHTIGMVKNGKTKYLFHQRLYKLEELYAKSTKEYTQEAIISSIVVKPSSGKNPVKIVFVKNHNKKSAWLAIMTDDLDLSSQEMVKTYSARWDIETFFKASKSLLHLTKETQTRHYQALICHTTIVFTRYILLSWQQRCANDERTLGGLFYELGDQIKELDWSAALIELVHIIQAVSEESGSQLQDFITSQLQHWVDTLPRYIKAYLPDLVCET